Proteins co-encoded in one endosymbiont 'TC1' of Trimyema compressum genomic window:
- the gyrB gene encoding DNA topoisomerase (ATP-hydrolyzing) subunit B gives MGETKIEKKESYDASQIQVLEGLEAVRKRPGMYIGSTSARGLHHLVYELVDNSIDEALAGYCNQIRVIIGTDKTITVIDNGRGIPVDIHPKLKKPAVEVALTILHAGGKFGGGGYKVSGGLHGVGMSVVNALSEWLEVEISRNGKIYRQKFKRGITDSPLEVINENITGTGTKITYKADNTIFETDEYDFLTLAHRLRELSFLNKGLTLVLEDKRTGTEETFFHEGGIVDFVKYLNRNKEVNFKTPVYIAGFKDDVDVEIAIQYHDGYVENILSYTNNIHTIEGGTHEVGFKTALTRVMNDYGRKKVIIKEKENNLSGEDIREGITAVVSVKVIDPQFEGQTKTKLGNSEVRGIVETIMGEQLATFLEENPSVGKKIIEKGIMASRAREAARKARDLTRRKNALEISGLPGKLADCSISDPNMCEIFIVEGNSAGGSAKMGRDRNTQAILPLRGKILNVEKSRIDKILGNNEIKMMITALGTGIQDDFDIDKLRYRKVVIMTDADVDGSHIRTLMLTFFFRYMRQLIDCGCVYIAQPPLFKIKHGKKEHYVYTDQELEQLLGTLPDNNYELQRYKGLGEMNPEQLWDTTMNPESRTLLQVTVDDAAEADGIFTVLMGDQVEPRKAYIQDNAHRVTNLDI, from the coding sequence ATGGGTGAAACTAAAATAGAAAAAAAAGAAAGTTATGATGCCAGTCAGATTCAGGTATTAGAGGGACTTGAGGCTGTACGCAAAAGACCCGGCATGTACATTGGTAGTACAAGTGCTCGGGGACTTCATCACTTAGTATATGAACTTGTTGACAATAGCATTGATGAGGCACTGGCAGGTTACTGTAATCAGATACGTGTTATTATTGGAACCGATAAAACCATTACAGTTATTGATAATGGTAGAGGGATACCAGTTGACATTCATCCAAAATTAAAGAAACCGGCAGTTGAAGTAGCTTTGACTATACTCCATGCCGGAGGAAAATTCGGTGGTGGTGGTTATAAAGTGTCTGGAGGACTTCACGGAGTAGGTATGAGTGTTGTAAATGCTCTATCTGAATGGTTAGAAGTTGAAATTAGCAGAAATGGTAAGATCTATAGACAGAAATTTAAAAGAGGGATTACCGATAGTCCTTTAGAAGTTATCAATGAAAATATTACTGGAACAGGTACTAAAATTACCTATAAAGCAGATAATACAATTTTTGAAACTGATGAATATGATTTTTTAACATTGGCCCATCGCTTAAGAGAGCTTTCTTTTTTAAATAAGGGATTAACTCTAGTTTTGGAAGATAAAAGAACAGGAACTGAAGAGACTTTCTTCCATGAAGGTGGCATTGTTGATTTTGTTAAATATCTTAATAGAAATAAAGAAGTTAATTTTAAAACTCCAGTATATATTGCTGGCTTTAAAGATGATGTAGATGTTGAGATTGCAATTCAGTATCATGATGGCTATGTTGAGAATATTCTTTCCTATACAAATAATATTCATACTATTGAGGGTGGAACCCATGAAGTTGGTTTTAAAACAGCTTTAACTCGTGTTATGAATGATTATGGTAGAAAAAAAGTTATTATTAAGGAAAAAGAAAATAATCTTTCAGGTGAGGACATTAGAGAAGGTATTACAGCTGTTGTCAGTGTAAAAGTTATTGATCCTCAGTTTGAAGGACAAACTAAAACAAAACTAGGTAATAGTGAAGTAAGAGGTATTGTTGAAACCATTATGGGAGAGCAATTAGCTACTTTTCTTGAGGAAAATCCTAGTGTTGGTAAGAAAATTATTGAAAAAGGAATTATGGCTAGTCGTGCAAGAGAAGCTGCTCGTAAGGCTAGAGATTTGACTAGAAGAAAAAATGCTCTTGAAATTTCCGGATTACCTGGTAAGTTAGCTGACTGTTCTATTTCAGACCCTAATATGTGTGAAATCTTTATTGTAGAGGGGAATTCTGCGGGAGGTTCTGCAAAAATGGGAAGGGATAGGAATACACAGGCTATTTTGCCTTTAAGAGGCAAAATTCTCAATGTAGAGAAATCAAGAATTGATAAGATTTTAGGTAATAATGAAATTAAAATGATGATTACAGCATTGGGAACTGGGATTCAAGATGATTTTGATATTGATAAATTACGTTATAGAAAAGTGGTAATTATGACTGATGCTGATGTCGATGGTAGTCATATTAGAACATTGATGTTAACATTTTTCTTTCGCTACATGAGACAACTAATTGACTGTGGCTGTGTTTATATTGCGCAACCGCCTTTATTTAAAATAAAGCATGGTAAAAAAGAGCATTATGTTTATACTGATCAGGAATTAGAGCAGTTGTTAGGTACTTTACCAGACAATAACTATGAGCTACAACGCTATAAAGGCCTTGGGGAAATGAACCCTGAGCAACTATGGGATACCACAATGAATCCAGAATCGAGAACATTGCTCCAAGTGACTGTTGATGATGCTGCAGAAGCTGATGGTATTTTTACAGTCCTCATGGGTGATCAAGTAGAGCCTAGAAAGGCCTATATTCAAGATAATGCCCATAGAGTAACAAACTTAGATATTTAA
- a CDS encoding VTT domain-containing protein, with protein sequence MARLIPFISFDIVSYAAGLTSMSFPSFFIATGLGQIPATILYSYFGQQITRSAKIFLYAFSAIIIIGILVMLFKKSKKKESTEE encoded by the coding sequence ATTGCTCGCCTTATTCCTTTTATTTCTTTTGATATTGTTAGCTATGCTGCTGGTTTAACCAGCATGTCCTTCCCTAGCTTTTTTATTGCTACAGGATTAGGGCAAATTCCAGCAACGATTCTTTATTCCTATTTTGGGCAACAGATTACCCGTTCAGCTAAAATATTTTTATATGCCTTTTCAGCAATAATTATTATAGGAATTTTGGTAATGTTATTTAAGAAAAGTAAGAAGAAAGAATCAACTGAAGAGTAA
- a CDS encoding PadR family transcriptional regulator, producing MGSQLKKGFLDMSVLAILKRNDSYGYSLIQEMKALIEVPESTLYPILKRLVNKKYLKSYSKEHNGRLRKYYQITALGIEHLDASIKEWQQLKIIIDTMSEKKGD from the coding sequence GTGGGTAGTCAACTTAAAAAAGGTTTTTTAGATATGTCAGTTTTAGCTATTCTAAAAAGGAATGACTCATATGGTTATAGCCTTATTCAAGAAATGAAAGCATTAATTGAAGTACCAGAATCAACACTTTATCCCATACTAAAAAGACTTGTAAATAAAAAATATTTAAAATCTTACTCAAAAGAACATAATGGTCGACTCCGTAAATATTACCAAATCACAGCCTTGGGAATTGAGCATCTAGATGCCTCAATTAAAGAATGGCAACAATTAAAAATTATAATTGATACCATGTCAGAAAAGAAAGGAGATTAA
- a CDS encoding iron-containing alcohol dehydrogenase, with product MNNFIFYSPTEFAFGKDTEELTGKLVKKYKGTKVLVHFGGGSVKKSGLLNKAEDSLKAEKIDYILLGGAKPNPINALVYEGITLCREEKIDFILAVGGGSAIDSAKAIAAGVLYHGDFWDFFERKAEIKEALPVGAVLTIPAAGSEGSSNTVITQELSKRKLGTGAPALRPVFSILNPIYTYSLPPFQTACGIADMMAHILERYFTQTTGVEISDRLCEGILLTIINQGPIVFKEPENYNARSNIMWAGTVAHNGTCGVGRVEDWASHGLEHELSALYDVAHGAGLAVIFPAWMKYVYQENVSLFAQYANRVWGVEVSEDKEAMALKGIDATKEFFASIGLPTNFIQLGAKKSDIDKLISNLAVNCGGSIGSFKKLSMEDAKAIYEIACQ from the coding sequence ATGAATAATTTTATATTTTACAGTCCAACAGAATTTGCTTTTGGAAAAGATACTGAGGAATTGACAGGGAAACTTGTGAAAAAATATAAAGGGACTAAGGTGTTAGTTCACTTTGGAGGTGGCTCTGTTAAAAAAAGTGGTTTATTAAACAAAGCAGAAGACTCCTTAAAGGCTGAAAAAATTGATTATATTTTATTAGGAGGGGCTAAACCTAATCCCATTAATGCTTTAGTTTATGAGGGAATTACCCTCTGTCGAGAGGAAAAAATTGATTTTATACTAGCTGTCGGTGGTGGCAGCGCTATAGATTCAGCCAAAGCTATTGCAGCTGGAGTACTCTATCATGGAGACTTTTGGGATTTCTTTGAGCGAAAAGCTGAAATCAAAGAAGCTTTGCCTGTAGGGGCTGTTCTTACTATTCCGGCAGCAGGTAGTGAAGGTTCTAGTAATACGGTAATTACTCAAGAATTGTCAAAAAGAAAGTTAGGGACAGGGGCACCTGCTTTAAGACCGGTTTTTTCTATTTTAAATCCAATTTATACCTATTCTTTACCACCTTTTCAAACTGCTTGTGGGATTGCAGATATGATGGCTCATATTTTAGAGAGGTATTTTACGCAAACAACAGGTGTTGAAATTAGCGACCGTTTATGTGAAGGTATTTTATTAACAATTATTAATCAGGGCCCTATTGTTTTTAAAGAACCGGAAAACTACAATGCTAGGAGCAACATTATGTGGGCTGGCACAGTAGCTCATAATGGAACTTGCGGTGTTGGTAGAGTTGAAGATTGGGCAAGTCATGGTTTAGAGCATGAGTTAAGTGCTTTATATGATGTAGCTCATGGTGCGGGGCTGGCTGTTATATTTCCAGCATGGATGAAATATGTTTATCAAGAAAATGTTTCTCTTTTTGCTCAATATGCTAATCGGGTTTGGGGTGTTGAGGTTTCCGAGGATAAAGAAGCTATGGCTTTGAAAGGTATTGACGCAACTAAAGAATTTTTTGCCTCAATAGGATTACCAACGAATTTTATACAATTAGGTGCTAAGAAAAGTGATATTGATAAGCTAATATCCAATTTAGCGGTTAACTGTGGCGGTAGCATAGGAAGTTTTAAAAAATTATCAATGGAAGATGCCAAGGCAATTTATGAAATAGCTTGTCAGTGA
- the rpmH gene encoding 50S ribosomal protein L34 has product MKRTFQPNNRKQKRTSGFLVRMRSSNGKNVIKRRRAKGKKKLSV; this is encoded by the coding sequence ATGAAAAGAACTTTTCAACCTAATAATAGAAAACAGAAAAGAACTAGTGGTTTTCTAGTAAGAATGCGTTCTAGCAATGGGAAAAATGTCATCAAAAGAAGAAGAGCAAAAGGCAAAAAGAAATTATCTGTTTAA
- a CDS encoding XdhC family protein has protein sequence MKGFYKELASLNGGKKSVALTGLSGQLKNKKGLYESNVWIASDFDSNTMNIIEEILPERKKSGLITVGNDLIYLEFIFPESEIIICGAGHVSIPIIKIGKLLGFKTIVIDDRLSFINEAKKAGADEVVCQTFNSALENIKGTPNSYFVIVTRGHRHDQLCLKTILQKENNYIGMIGSKRRVSIVFQELINNGVNPQSLEKVHSPIGLNIGAQTPEEIGLSVLSEIVAVKNQRVSGEGFTKELLKAINESDARKKVLGTIVFKKGSAPRGVGSKILIYEDGSIQGTIGGGCVESDVILKAIDYSKNNQSELLTLDLTAEASAEEGMVCGGVVKVWLEAINQ, from the coding sequence ATGAAAGGATTTTATAAAGAATTAGCCTCTTTAAATGGCGGTAAAAAGTCAGTTGCATTAACAGGTCTCTCTGGGCAACTAAAAAACAAAAAAGGTCTCTATGAAAGCAATGTTTGGATTGCTTCAGATTTTGATAGCAATACAATGAATATAATAGAAGAGATACTCCCTGAAAGAAAAAAAAGCGGCTTAATTACTGTAGGTAATGACTTAATATATCTTGAATTTATTTTTCCAGAATCTGAGATAATAATTTGTGGCGCAGGTCATGTTTCAATTCCAATCATTAAAATTGGTAAACTCTTAGGTTTTAAAACAATTGTTATTGATGATCGTCTTTCCTTCATAAATGAAGCTAAAAAAGCTGGTGCTGATGAAGTCGTCTGTCAGACTTTTAATAGCGCATTAGAAAATATTAAAGGAACTCCAAACAGCTATTTTGTCATTGTAACAAGAGGTCATCGTCATGATCAACTTTGTTTAAAAACGATTCTTCAAAAAGAAAATAACTATATTGGCATGATTGGCAGTAAAAGGAGAGTTTCCATTGTTTTCCAAGAACTTATAAATAATGGCGTCAATCCTCAATCTTTAGAAAAAGTCCATTCTCCAATTGGTTTAAATATAGGTGCCCAAACACCAGAAGAAATAGGTCTTTCTGTTTTAAGTGAAATTGTTGCTGTAAAAAATCAAAGAGTTTCAGGTGAAGGGTTTACAAAAGAATTATTAAAGGCTATTAATGAAAGTGATGCAAGAAAAAAAGTCTTAGGAACTATTGTTTTTAAAAAAGGATCAGCACCTAGAGGTGTTGGCAGTAAAATATTAATTTATGAAGATGGCTCTATTCAAGGAACTATTGGTGGTGGCTGTGTAGAATCTGATGTTATTTTAAAGGCTATAGACTATAGTAAAAATAATCAATCAGAATTATTAACATTAGACTTAACTGCAGAAGCTAGTGCTGAAGAAGGTATGGTTTGTGGTGGTGTTGTTAAAGTCTGGCTGGAAGCAATAAATCAATAA
- a CDS encoding YdjY domain-containing protein, whose amino-acid sequence MFIDFYNGLIAIGAQPGNNITPENKATKHVSGDSLDVKITWVTGSTVKTVSIDEAIKDSNGEKLDIRFGGNLATAKDKKQDVLCV is encoded by the coding sequence ATTTTTATAGATTTTTATAATGGTTTAATTGCAATTGGTGCTCAACCAGGCAATAATATTACTCCGGAAAATAAGGCAACAAAACATGTAAGTGGTGATTCATTAGATGTGAAAATCACTTGGGTAACAGGCTCCACAGTTAAAACTGTTTCTATTGATGAGGCCATTAAAGACAGTAATGGGGAAAAATTAGATATTCGTTTCGGTGGTAATTTAGCAACTGCTAAAGATAAAAAACAGGATGTATTATGTGTTTAG
- the jag gene encoding RNA-binding cell elongation regulator Jag/EloR: protein MNFKGKTVEEAITAALESLNVTEGELDITIVQEPVKGLLGLIGNKEAQIEVTLKETPISSLLEDEKVVKKETVKNVENNKMPLTEEDRQRKIEKGTGFLKEVLDTLEYPVEYFIRDEGEFIRIDIRGKNVGNLIGKRGETLYAFQYLVNLAANRNDDNSLKFIIDIEDFRKRREKTLDALANRLAKKVVETRKPVSLEPMNPLERKVIHMSLQEHEFVETISEGNEGQRYVKIILKETLK from the coding sequence ATGAATTTCAAAGGAAAAACAGTTGAGGAAGCCATTACCGCTGCTTTAGAAAGCCTAAATGTTACAGAAGGCGAATTAGATATTACTATCGTACAAGAACCTGTAAAAGGTTTGTTAGGATTAATTGGTAACAAAGAAGCCCAAATTGAAGTTACATTAAAAGAAACGCCAATCTCATCACTATTAGAAGATGAGAAGGTAGTGAAAAAAGAAACTGTTAAAAATGTTGAAAATAATAAGATGCCTTTAACTGAAGAAGATAGACAGAGGAAAATAGAAAAGGGGACTGGCTTCTTAAAAGAAGTCTTAGACACTTTAGAATATCCTGTTGAATACTTCATTAGAGATGAAGGGGAATTTATTAGAATTGATATTAGAGGGAAAAACGTAGGTAACCTAATTGGAAAAAGAGGTGAAACACTATACGCTTTCCAATATCTAGTTAATTTAGCTGCAAATCGCAATGATGACAACAGTTTAAAATTCATTATTGATATTGAGGATTTTAGAAAAAGAAGAGAAAAAACCCTAGATGCTCTTGCTAATCGCTTAGCGAAAAAAGTAGTTGAAACAAGAAAACCTGTTTCCTTAGAACCTATGAATCCCCTTGAAAGAAAAGTAATTCATATGTCCTTACAAGAACACGAATTTGTGGAAACTATCAGTGAAGGCAACGAAGGTCAACGTTACGTGAAAATTATTCTAAAAGAAACCCTTAAATAA
- the rnpA gene encoding ribonuclease P protein component gives MLKRIYRLKKKKEFSYVYRKGKKYVGKYVSIYRTPSPKLSVGFSVSKKIGNAVTRNLYKRRLQHITRKYLPLLGKGNYIIVANAGIKKASFQQLDVDILFLICKF, from the coding sequence ATGTTAAAAAGAATATATCGTTTAAAAAAGAAAAAAGAATTTTCTTACGTCTATCGAAAAGGAAAAAAATATGTTGGTAAATATGTTTCTATATATAGAACACCGAGTCCGAAACTATCTGTAGGTTTTTCTGTTTCTAAGAAAATAGGAAATGCAGTGACTAGGAATTTATACAAGAGGCGATTACAACATATCACAAGGAAATATTTGCCTTTGTTAGGTAAAGGTAATTATATTATTGTAGCCAATGCAGGTATTAAAAAAGCCTCATTTCAGCAATTAGATGTAGATATTCTTTTTTTAATTTGCAAATTTTAG
- a CDS encoding DtxR family transcriptional regulator translates to MEKLNIKNQDLLEAIYEMEVLNGKARLTDVAAKLEFSKSRANQEVKKLKSMGLVVEEKYGPLQLTDLGKFEAERVVFTHQLIKTFLIRILNVEEDVAEKDACAIEHVISEETIQAIVNQLEKVTDSIGEFSLKEAEGYLIRKKRLSELKMNKKAKILKIQGGREMKKRLMEIGVIKGEIVQLVSIAPFGDPLEFAINDFKLSLRLKEIDNIIVELLEEELYGR, encoded by the coding sequence ATGGAAAAACTCAACATTAAAAATCAAGATTTACTTGAGGCCATTTATGAAATGGAAGTGTTAAATGGAAAAGCGCGTTTAACGGACGTAGCTGCCAAACTTGAATTCTCCAAATCCAGAGCCAATCAGGAAGTTAAAAAGCTTAAAAGTATGGGTTTAGTTGTAGAGGAAAAATATGGACCTTTACAATTAACCGATTTAGGAAAATTCGAGGCAGAAAGAGTAGTTTTTACTCACCAGCTAATTAAAACTTTTTTAATTCGCATTCTTAATGTTGAAGAGGATGTTGCAGAGAAGGATGCTTGTGCAATTGAACATGTCATCAGCGAAGAAACAATTCAAGCCATTGTTAATCAATTGGAAAAAGTAACCGACTCAATTGGTGAATTTAGCTTAAAAGAAGCTGAAGGATACTTAATTAGAAAAAAGAGATTAAGCGAGCTAAAAATGAATAAAAAAGCTAAAATTCTTAAGATTCAAGGTGGCCGTGAAATGAAAAAACGGTTAATGGAAATAGGCGTTATTAAAGGTGAAATTGTTCAACTTGTAAGCATTGCTCCTTTTGGCGATCCATTAGAATTCGCTATTAATGATTTCAAGCTTTCTTTACGTTTAAAGGAAATAGATAACATTATAGTAGAACTTTTAGAGGAGGAGCTTTATGGAAGATAA
- the feoB gene encoding ferrous iron transport protein B: MEDKKIALIGNPNSGKTTIFNGLTGSSSKVGNWPGVTVEKKEGKLVGQKGVSIIDLPGIYSLSAYSDDERVAKNFLLKKPDLVVDVIDTSNLKRNLYLAIQLLEMNQHLVMAFNMMDVAEKKYDEINFELFSQLLGVPVVPITVHKKEGIEELTQMIVATTEKEHVEFRLPYGNELEEHLCILENLFKRKEVSIPGHTCRMLAIAALEGNEIIHKLLEPYDVLDTIKKEIDHLQGIYHDDLESIFIEQRYGFIEGLIKRTVVRKRQIEKSLKFSDKVDKIVLHPVAGLLIFFGVMFLVFQILFTAGDFIKGFLEMGFENLSIWVGNTIPNYLAVSFINDGIIGGVGTIITFLPNLILMFLLLTFLEDVGYMSRAAYLMDRFMRFFGLQGKAFIPLITGFGCSVPAILATRTLENKADRMTTIMVAPLISCSARLPVYLLFVSALFPVAQQGIVLFSIYILGIILAVIMAKIFKSTIFKVDNTTFVLELPPYRIPTAKATWIHSWERIKDFLSRAGTLILAMVIIVWVLSALPLGVEYGSEQSIIGQIGAFIAPIFTPVGFGNYAASSALIAGIVAKEVAVSTLGTIYGATGGGLVEVISTQWSAIQAYSFMVMSAIYVPCLAALATIKKETGSFKWMFFAMGYTLILGYIVSLIIYQGGLLLGLK, encoded by the coding sequence ATGGAAGATAAAAAAATTGCATTAATTGGTAACCCAAACAGTGGAAAAACCACTATTTTTAACGGACTAACAGGTTCCTCATCAAAAGTAGGTAACTGGCCAGGTGTTACTGTTGAAAAAAAAGAAGGAAAACTTGTTGGGCAAAAAGGAGTTAGTATTATAGATTTACCAGGTATCTATAGTTTAAGCGCTTATTCGGATGACGAAAGAGTTGCAAAAAATTTTTTACTGAAAAAACCTGATTTAGTAGTTGATGTTATTGATACCTCAAATCTAAAAAGAAATCTCTATTTAGCAATTCAATTATTAGAAATGAATCAACATTTAGTTATGGCTTTTAATATGATGGATGTAGCTGAAAAAAAATATGATGAAATTAACTTTGAATTATTTAGTCAGCTTCTAGGTGTTCCTGTAGTCCCTATTACAGTCCATAAAAAAGAGGGTATTGAAGAATTAACACAAATGATTGTAGCTACTACAGAAAAAGAACATGTAGAATTCAGATTACCCTATGGAAATGAATTAGAAGAACATTTATGTATTTTAGAAAATTTATTTAAAAGAAAAGAAGTTTCCATTCCAGGTCATACTTGTAGGATGCTTGCCATTGCTGCTTTAGAAGGCAATGAAATTATCCATAAACTGCTAGAGCCCTATGATGTTTTAGATACTATTAAGAAAGAAATTGACCATCTTCAAGGAATTTACCATGATGATTTAGAATCTATATTCATTGAACAACGTTATGGTTTTATTGAAGGCTTAATTAAAAGAACAGTTGTCAGAAAAAGACAGATTGAAAAATCTTTAAAATTCTCAGACAAAGTTGATAAAATTGTTTTACACCCAGTAGCTGGATTGTTAATATTTTTTGGCGTTATGTTTCTTGTCTTTCAAATTTTATTTACAGCGGGAGACTTTATAAAGGGCTTTCTGGAAATGGGCTTTGAAAATCTCAGTATCTGGGTTGGCAATACCATTCCCAATTACTTAGCAGTATCCTTTATTAATGATGGTATTATAGGTGGTGTTGGTACCATTATTACTTTCCTACCTAACTTAATCCTCATGTTTTTGCTCCTAACTTTCTTAGAAGACGTAGGCTATATGTCAAGAGCTGCATATTTAATGGATCGTTTTATGCGCTTCTTCGGTTTACAAGGAAAAGCATTTATTCCTTTGATTACAGGATTCGGTTGTTCAGTCCCAGCTATTCTAGCAACTAGAACACTTGAAAATAAAGCAGACAGAATGACTACTATTATGGTAGCTCCACTTATTTCTTGTAGTGCAAGACTACCTGTTTATTTACTATTTGTTTCTGCCTTATTCCCAGTAGCTCAACAGGGAATAGTATTATTTTCAATTTATATTCTAGGTATTATATTGGCTGTAATTATGGCTAAAATTTTTAAATCAACAATCTTCAAAGTGGACAATACTACTTTTGTTTTAGAATTGCCTCCTTATCGAATTCCAACTGCAAAAGCAACTTGGATTCATTCATGGGAAAGAATTAAAGACTTCCTCTCAAGAGCAGGTACATTAATCTTGGCAATGGTAATTATTGTATGGGTTCTTTCCGCACTGCCTCTAGGTGTTGAATATGGTTCAGAACAAAGTATTATAGGTCAAATTGGTGCCTTTATTGCACCAATTTTCACACCAGTAGGTTTTGGCAACTATGCAGCATCATCTGCACTTATTGCAGGTATTGTAGCTAAAGAAGTAGCAGTCTCCACTTTAGGCACTATTTATGGCGCAACTGGCGGTGGCTTAGTAGAAGTAATTAGTACTCAATGGAGTGCCATTCAAGCCTATTCATTCATGGTAATGAGTGCTATCTATGTTCCTTGCTTAGCTGCACTTGCTACTATAAAAAAGGAAACTGGTAGCTTTAAATGGATGTTTTTTGCAATGGGCTATACATTAATACTCGGTTACATTGTTTCTCTAATCATATATCAAGGTGGCCTACTATTAGGTTTAAAATAA
- a CDS encoding glucosaminidase domain-containing protein codes for MSSVSGLNAEILNQKAQGTGMTGLGEAFMAAERNYGVNAGFLFSLAVIESGWGNSGMASQDNNLFGFGSKSFSSKEACIDYVAQFIGESYLSSNGKYFRGGTLADLNKIYCPASTGWSDKIMSVWNGL; via the coding sequence TTGAGTAGTGTTTCTGGTCTGAATGCAGAGATTTTAAATCAAAAAGCACAAGGAACAGGAATGACTGGATTAGGAGAAGCCTTTATGGCTGCTGAAAGAAATTATGGCGTTAATGCTGGATTTCTATTTTCGCTAGCTGTTATTGAAAGCGGATGGGGCAACAGTGGTATGGCCTCACAAGATAACAACTTATTTGGATTTGGTAGTAAATCATTTTCAAGTAAAGAAGCCTGTATTGATTATGTAGCACAGTTCATCGGAGAAAGTTATTTATCCAGCAATGGCAAATACTTCAGAGGTGGAACCTTAGCAGATTTAAATAAAATTTATTGTCCAGCAAGCACAGGTTGGAGTGATAAAATTATGTCTGTCTGGAATGGGCTGTAA
- a CDS encoding YidC/Oxa1 family membrane protein insertase yields the protein MDISGALVSILEFFNSIVHSYGVSIFLLVLTVKLVLLPLTVISQRAMMKTQKIQPELKEINEKYKNNPELRGQKMMELYAEHNLSTFSPFLSCVSLLISWPVIIALFQLLQHYFNNFSAQGTPIPFLWMADISTNHHIVLAVAVLLIQAASMYVTSRLTNTPQPSYMKYLTIFMVVFIGWLTYSYPASLGIYWFSFSLFGMLEQLLVKKVFLRKHIVVVEDNNNDKKKKRKNR from the coding sequence TTGGATATTTCAGGAGCTTTAGTTAGTATTCTTGAGTTTTTTAATTCCATAGTTCACAGCTATGGAGTTTCAATTTTCTTGTTAGTATTAACAGTTAAATTAGTTTTATTGCCTTTGACTGTTATTAGCCAAAGAGCTATGATGAAAACTCAAAAAATCCAACCAGAACTTAAAGAGATTAATGAGAAATATAAGAATAACCCTGAGTTAAGAGGTCAGAAAATGATGGAGTTATATGCAGAGCATAACCTCTCCACCTTCTCACCATTTTTGTCTTGTGTGTCATTACTTATTTCTTGGCCAGTTATTATTGCATTGTTCCAATTATTGCAACATTACTTTAATAACTTCAGTGCACAGGGAACACCAATTCCCTTCCTATGGATGGCAGATATTTCAACAAATCACCACATTGTACTAGCCGTAGCAGTATTACTGATTCAGGCCGCATCTATGTATGTAACTTCTCGATTAACCAATACACCACAGCCATCCTATATGAAGTATTTAACAATTTTCATGGTTGTATTTATCGGTTGGTTAACCTATAGTTACCCAGCATCTCTTGGTATTTACTGGTTCTCATTTAGTTTATTTGGCATGCTAGAACAATTGCTTGTTAAAAAAGTATTTTTAAGAAAGCATATTGTTGTAGTTGAAGACAATAATAATGATAAGAAGAAAAAAAGAAAAAATAGGTGA